One window from the genome of Vidua chalybeata isolate OUT-0048 chromosome 3, bVidCha1 merged haplotype, whole genome shotgun sequence encodes:
- the SNRPB2 gene encoding U2 small nuclear ribonucleoprotein B'', which produces MDIRPNHTIYINNINDKIKKEELKRSLYALFSQFGHVVDIVALKTMKMRGQAFVIFKELGSSTNALRQLQGFPFYGKPMRIQYAKTDSDIISKMRGTFADKEKRKEKKKAKTLEQSANAPNKKVIQGATQNSASAPGTTPQNQVPDNPPNYILFLNNLPEETNEMMLSMLFNQFPGFKEVRLVPGRHDIAFVEFENENQAGAARDALQGFKITPSHAMKITYAKK; this is translated from the exons ATGGACATCAGGCCGAACCACACCATCTACATCAACAACATCAATGACAAGATCAAGAAGGAAG AGCTGAAGAGGTCCCTGTACGCGTTGTTCTCACAGTTTGGTCATGTGGTCGACATTGTGGCTTTAAAGACCATGAAGATGAGAGGACAGGCATTTGTTATATTTAAAGAACTTGGATCATCTACCAATGCTTTGAGACAGCTACAAGGCTTTCCGTTTTATGGGAAACCAATG cgTATTCAGTATGCAAAAACAGACTCTGATATCATCTCTAAAATGCGTGGGACTTTTGctgataaggaaaaaagaaaggaaaaaaagaaagccaaaacTCTGGAACAGTCAGCAAACGCACCAAATAAAAAGGTTATCCAG GGAGCAACACAGAATTCAGCCAGTGCCCCAGGGACTACACCACAGAATCAG GTGCCTGATAACCCACCAAACTATATCCTTTTCCTTAATAATTTGCCTGAGGAAACAAATGAGATGATGCTGTCCATGTTATTTAATCA GTTTCCTGGATTCAAGGAAGTACGTTTAGTGCCAGGGCGCCATGACATCGCATTCGTGGAGTTTGAAAATGAGAACCAAGCAGGGGCTGCTCGAGACGCTCTCCAAGGATTCAAGATCACTCCATCTCATGCCATGAAAATCACCTATGCGAAGAAATAA